The following proteins come from a genomic window of Thermostichus vulcanus str. 'Rupite':
- a CDS encoding VOC family protein, with translation MPAYHHLHTALWVTDLARAEHFYGTVLGIPKVERLPFNFPGAWYQVGASQIHLIVAEDPVDQGHRAEKWGRNPHLALGVDDLEALKTRLLQAGYGVQMSASGRAALFVRDPDGNVIELSSASAKELSSADAKEP, from the coding sequence ATGCCAGCCTACCATCACTTGCACACCGCCCTTTGGGTTACCGATCTGGCTAGGGCAGAACATTTTTATGGAACGGTGCTTGGGATCCCGAAGGTGGAGCGTTTACCCTTTAACTTCCCTGGTGCTTGGTATCAGGTGGGTGCCTCGCAAATTCATTTGATCGTGGCTGAAGATCCGGTTGATCAAGGGCACCGAGCTGAAAAGTGGGGGCGCAACCCACATCTAGCTTTGGGAGTGGATGATTTGGAGGCACTGAAAACTCGCCTGCTGCAAGCTGGATACGGGGTGCAAATGAGCGCTTCCGGTCGGGCTGCCCTGTTTGTGCGGGATCCCGATGGAAATGTGATAGAGCTAAGCTCCGCTAGCGCGAAAGAGCTAAGCTCCGCTGACGCGAAAGAGCCATGA